CCAATGGCGCTGATGAGCTGGACGCAATGATCGACAATCTGGAACCCGAGGCCCAGCGCGCGGTGGTAAAAGTCGCGTTCAAGGCCCGGTTCGGCTGTGACATCGAAAACTTTAATAACAAGGCTATGGCGCCTGCCAATCTTGTGGGTGACCTCAATCTGGAAGGGCCAAACATTGTTGCGTTTTACAAGGCCATGCAGGATTTGCCCAAGGATCACACGTTGGACAATGACTCCATGAGCAAATTCTCGGTGATTGATTCACCGGACGGGGCATCCTTTTATCGCGGCCGCGAAAAACGCGTGGTCATGCAAGAGGGCGATGCATCAACATCGTCTAACTATCCCTTTGGCAGCGAAGACGCGGTGGGCAGTCTGGATGATGCGGCCACCCCGGAAGAGCGGGCCGAGCTGGAAAAATGCAAACCCGCCAATGAAGACCCCGTCACGTTTTTCAACTGGAACACCCTGCATGAAGTTGGACATGCGGTTGATGACAAGAACGGGTTCATGAGCAGCAAGGGCAGCGGCAAAGATTTTGGCGGCTGGACGGAATACGGTGGTGACGTCTCTGTCATTGCCGAAAAACTGGCCACAAAATTCCAATATGACAAGGCCTATATCTCGGAATACATGGCCCATAAGAAAAACCCGTATACCCCGGCCAAACCCGGTGACGAGACCTGCACGGATGAAGAATGGGAAAGCCGCCGCATTAATGTGCGGGCGCATATCGACAAGGCGTCTGAGGGAGCAAACCCCTGGTCCAGCATGACCATTGCCAAGGCCCTGGCCATTGGTGGGGTGGTCTATCAGGAAAGTTACCCAAACACCTGGACGTCCTACCTGTTGGCCAGCCGTTCAAAAGGCATCACCGGCTACCAGTTCCGCGCCCCGGGCGAGTGGTTCTCGGAAATGTACGCCGCCTATTATTCTGGAAAACTAAAGCCAAACCACCCGGCTGTCAGCTGGTTAGCCAAACTTTAGTCCTTTGAAAGGTCATTGATAAATGTCTCTTTTTCATCCCGTAAATCTGGTGTGCCCGAAATGCGAGGCCCCTGTCGTCACGATGGCTGTGGGCAGCGTCAATGCCGACCGCCGCCCCGATCTGAGAGAGGATATTCTGTCAGATCGCTTTCAGGACATAGAATGCGAGGCCTGTCAGGAAGGGTTTCGGTTGCAGCCGCAATTCAACTACCTGGATGTGGGTCGCGGGCAATGGATCGCCGCAATGCAGGCTGATCGCATGCGCACGCATCTGCAAGTCGAAGACGAAGCGGCGCTCTTGTTTTCCGAAAGCTATGGAGACAATGCCCCGGCAGCGGCGCAGCAGGTCGGCAAGGACCTGAAAATGCGCGTGACTTTTGGCTGGCCCGCCGTCCGCGAAAAACTGCTGCTTCGAGAACACGACCTGGACGATGTCGTGGTTGAGATGATGAAGCTGCACATCCTGCGCAGTGTGCCCTCGGTGCCCATGGCCGAAGGGATCGAGCTGCGCCTGGTTGATATCAACGAAGACAATGACGCTTTTGTTTTCACCTGGCTGGAAACAGCCACCGAAAAAGCCATTGAGGGTCTGAGCGTGCCGAGGGACCTTTATGCGGCTATAGCGGCCAACACCACGGCATGGGAGCCCATGCGGACACGCCTGGAAAACGGTGCTTTTGTAGATATGCAAAAGCTTTATATGGGCGAAGGTCGCCCATCAGACTGACACTGCCACTCAGGGCCGCTCTGCTTGGATATTTCGGCAGTGGTCGCCGACAGAAAAACCTGTGTCTCTGCATTTCTGCGGGCATCCCGGTAGCTGACTGCGCATTTTTTGCAGACGATGTTGAGTGCCTCTGCCGCGGCAGAGGCGGGAGCGCTAGTCGTAGACAGAAATTTCGACAAGGTTCTGATCTGGATCACGCACATAGACCGACTTGATCGGTCCGGTCGCGCCAGTGCGGGGTACAATGCCGTCTATGATTTCAATGTCACATGCCAAAAGATGCGCGACAACATCATCTATGGGGACAGATGAAATCAGGCAAAAATCGCCGCTACCTGGTACTGGTGACTGCGCTCTAGGTTCGAACTCTTTACCCTGTTGGTGCAAATTGATTTTCTGAGAGCCGAAAGTAAGAGCTTTGCGGCCACCGGCAAACTCGGCAACGTTCATTCCCAGAACTCTGGAATAGAAATCGCAGGTTGCTTCGATGGAGGTGACGGTGAGAACAAAGTGATCCACTCTGTCAATTTTCATGTGATAGGCTCCTGAATTTTTGACAGGATAGAGGATAGATCATTTGAGGAACAAATGATGACTGGCGACGGGGCCCATCGCGGTTATCGATGTCTGGTTATGTGGCGTCCGAGAATTCACCGGCGAGGTGCGCCAATAGCGTTTTTATGGGCTTTGCCAGTCCGGCCACATCTCGAACAGCGACCTTCAATGTTCTCTCTGACCAGGAATCTGATACAGGGATCATGCGTAGGTTGGCGGAGGAAAGATAGGGTTCAACCGCTCCCAACGGAAGGATGGCTATGCCCAGTCTAGCTTCGACCATGCGTCGCACCCCATCAAAACTCAGCACCTCCACTCTGGTTTTTAACTCTAGCCCCTGTTCCGCCGCACGTTTCTCGAGGAAGGCTTGCAACGAACTGCCTTTTTGAAGGCCAACAAGATCGTGATTTGAAAATTCACTAAATGCGACTGGACCATCGCGTCCCAATGCATGGTCCTGGGGAGTCACAACAACAAGTGTATCCCGACGATAAACGAAGACATCAAGCTCAGGGTCAGGGATCAATCCAGAAAATATCCCCACATCGGCAATGCCATCGCGAACAGCGGCAACGATATCGTCGGATGTTTGTTCTGTCAGATCGATACGCATATCCGGGTGTTCTCTGACGAATAAAGCAAGGTCTTCAGGTAAGAACTGGGTAATTGCCGATGTGTTTGCCGCGATGCGGACCGTGCCACGAAGACCCGCAGCGAAATCGCCCATATGATTGTCTATGCGGTCTAACAGGCGTTGCAAATCCTTTGCGTGCCGCAACATTTCCTCACCTGCAGGCGTAAGCTCAACTCCCTTTTGTTGACGATAAAAGAGAGCTGTGCCGACTTGCGTTTCAAAATCAGATATCCGCTTGCTGATCGCCGAGGCTGCTATGTTTTCTGAAGCTGCTGCTTGTGCAATACTTTTGAATGTGGCGACGGCCACAAACAATTCTAAAGTCACGAGGTCAAACTTTTTCCGCATCAATCCGATACTCACTTATCTCTATGAGATTGTCATCCGGATCGTATAAATACAAAGAAGTGATGGCCCCCAACGCACCGCGCCGTTCTACCGGTCCATCTTCTATACGAAGACCTCTCACTTTTAATTGCTGTTCTACATCAGAAATACTCTGATTTACTAGAAAACAAATATTGGCAGACCATCTACGGCCTGCATTTTTAGGTGGTCCATACTGCTCGCCTTCGGGCTGGAGGTTAAGTTTGCATGCCCCAAACAAGACTTCCACACGTCCATCTTCAAGGCGAACAATTCCCATGCCCAATCCGCCGCCATAAAAGGCGACGGATTGTTCGATGTCTTCGCAGGTTACGACGACATGATCGATTGCGGTCCACCGAATTTTGCGTGCTAGATCCACATAGTTCAACATCAGAAGAGGCTCGGTAAAATCAACACGATCTGTGGGAAGAACAGGACCAACAGGATCGTCATTAAGATTGGGATCAGGAATGGCAACACAGCCATCACCACCTGCTCGAACCGCATTCCTGTGATCGGGACAAGTATGTAGAGAACGGTTCCAAACGGCGGAGTGATGACCCCGACCGACAGGGTTATCACCATGAATACACCAAAGAACAATGGATCAACCCCGGATGCCGCGACTGCAGGGACAAGAATTGGTGTCAGGATCAAAACGCTCTCAATCACCGACATGAAGCACCCCACGAGGATAAAGAACACCATCAGGATCAGCAGCAATACAGTTGTATTCAAATTCATCTCGATCAACCCTGCGGCCAAGGATTGGGGAACCTGAAGACGGACCAACAGCCAGCCATAGAAGCCCGAAATAGCGATGATCAACAGGATTACCGCGCTAAACTCCATGCTTTTTACAAAGACCT
This portion of the Parasedimentitalea marina genome encodes:
- a CDS encoding VOC family protein; the protein is MLNYVDLARKIRWTAIDHVVVTCEDIEQSVAFYGGGLGMGIVRLEDGRVEVLFGACKLNLQPEGEQYGPPKNAGRRWSANICFLVNQSISDVEQQLKVRGLRIEDGPVERRGALGAITSLYLYDPDDNLIEISEYRIDAEKV
- a CDS encoding VOC family protein; the protein is MKIDRVDHFVLTVTSIEATCDFYSRVLGMNVAEFAGGRKALTFGSQKINLHQQGKEFEPRAQSPVPGSGDFCLISSVPIDDVVAHLLACDIEIIDGIVPRTGATGPIKSVYVRDPDQNLVEISVYD
- a CDS encoding LysR family transcriptional regulator, with amino-acid sequence MRKKFDLVTLELFVAVATFKSIAQAAASENIAASAISKRISDFETQVGTALFYRQQKGVELTPAGEEMLRHAKDLQRLLDRIDNHMGDFAAGLRGTVRIAANTSAITQFLPEDLALFVREHPDMRIDLTEQTSDDIVAAVRDGIADVGIFSGLIPDPELDVFVYRRDTLVVVTPQDHALGRDGPVAFSEFSNHDLVGLQKGSSLQAFLEKRAAEQGLELKTRVEVLSFDGVRRMVEARLGIAILPLGAVEPYLSSANLRMIPVSDSWSERTLKVAVRDVAGLAKPIKTLLAHLAGEFSDAT
- a CDS encoding CpXC domain-containing protein, whose amino-acid sequence is MSLFHPVNLVCPKCEAPVVTMAVGSVNADRRPDLREDILSDRFQDIECEACQEGFRLQPQFNYLDVGRGQWIAAMQADRMRTHLQVEDEAALLFSESYGDNAPAAAQQVGKDLKMRVTFGWPAVREKLLLREHDLDDVVVEMMKLHILRSVPSVPMAEGIELRLVDINEDNDAFVFTWLETATEKAIEGLSVPRDLYAAIAANTTAWEPMRTRLENGAFVDMQKLYMGEGRPSD